A stretch of Kryptolebias marmoratus isolate JLee-2015 linkage group LG24, ASM164957v2, whole genome shotgun sequence DNA encodes these proteins:
- the rx1 gene encoding retinal homeobox protein Rx1 — protein MHLSLDTMSMVDDSCLSPSNFHETGKGGSAAVGGRVHSIDVILGFSKDQDPLLTASGAVGPHKVNTDGVTEQQETSSHPSFSGHLSSVKPQQLYQDTGLFANKSEEELGELRKSVESDEGKSPEPSKDDQPKKKHRRNRTTFTTYQLHELERAFEKSHYPDVYSREELAMKVNLPEVRVQVWFQNRRAKWRRQEKMDASTMKLHESPMLSFSRPAPVHTNMGPIANSLPLDPWLTSPLSSATPVQCIPGFMNPAQGHQPSYPSHGFLNSTSHAPHPHPHSHPHLPTGQGMQSMAPPPYQCPASYPEKFPLEDVNQRSSSIAALRMKAKEHIQSMDKTWQPK, from the exons ATGCATTTATCACTGGATACCATGAGCATGGTGGACGACAGCTGCCTCTCACCCAGCAACTTCCACGAAACGGGGAAAGGTGGGAGCGCCGCAGTCGGAGGCCGCGTCCACAGCATCGACGTCATCCTGGGTTTTAGTAAAGACCAGGACCCGTTGCTGACGGCGTCTGGGGCCGTGGGGCCCCACAAAGTGAACACTGACGGGGTCACAGAACAGCAGGAGACCTCGTCCCACCCGTCCTTCAGCGGACACCTGTCCTCTGTGAAACCT cagcagctgtaccAAG ACACCGGCTTGTTTGCAAACAAGAGTGAGGAAGAGCTTGGTGAGCTGAGGAAGAGTGTGGAGAGCGACGAAGGCAAGTCTCCGGAGCCGAGCAAGGACGATCAGCCCAAGAAGAAACACAGACGCAACCGCACCACCTTCACCACCTACCAGCTGCACGAGCTGGAGCGTGCCTTCGAGAAGTCCCACTACCCGGACGTGTACAGCCGGGAGGAGCTGGCCATGAAGGTGAACCTCCCTGAGGTCCGAGTCCAG GTCTGGTTTCAGAACCGCAGAGCTAAATGGCGCCGGCAGGAGAAAATGGACGCAAGCACCATGAAGCTTCATGAGTCCCCCATGCTTTCCTTCAGTCGCCCAGCTCCAGTTCACACCAACATGGGTCCAATAGCCAACTCCCTCCCTTTGGACCCCTGGCTGACCTCACCCCTGTCCAGTGCTACACCTGTCCAGTGCATCCCAGGCTTCATGAATCCAGCTCAGGGCCACCAGCCCAGCTATCCCAGCCACGGATTCCTTAACAGCACGTCCCACGCTCCTCATCCTCACCCTCACTCTCATCCCCACCTGCCCACAGGGCAGGGGATGCAGAGCATGGCTCCTCCTCCTTACCAGTGTCCGGCGTCATACCCAGAGAAGTTCCCTCTGGAGGACGTGAACCAGCGCAGCTCCAGTATCGCCGCACTGAGGATGAAAGCCAAGGAGCACATTCAGTCTATGGACAAGACCTGGCAACCCAAGTGA